The following proteins are encoded in a genomic region of Spirosoma sp. SC4-14:
- a CDS encoding RagB/SusD family nutrient uptake outer membrane protein, with product MTRFFRNILVLIVLLNLASCNQILDKEPVALLVDDLVLNEPNDVQPVRIGLYSALRSMAAPNMIAGDFTADYIQHNGTFTDERELATKQLTATNGAVDQLWATLYGTIYGANFILEKLPQVSGVTDATRKQVMAEARFMRGWANFIGAYTYGDIPKVTTIDRVANTNIPRTPRADILASVIADYTAALGDLPSVASGSTDITTNATYLNKINCQAAMARYYLYMKDWVNAEKYATTVISSGVYTMVTNYADIVLRDFTTESVLEVGYNLSDDPGTSAYSLNNLYVSRREVIPSNQVVAALNSTESGTRSATIGFSTQNLKGNDNGWTVLKYGTASEDNNNIVLMRLAEMYLIRAEARAQQGNLTGANGAIADLNVLRTRAKAPAVTATAQADVLLAVERERVYELAFEGQRWYDLVRTGRAQAVMSAFSPNWSSRLELWPIPQREIQQNKSLTQNPGY from the coding sequence ATGACTCGTTTCTTCCGAAATATTCTAGTACTCATCGTTCTGCTCAACCTGGCCTCCTGCAACCAGATTCTTGATAAGGAGCCGGTAGCCCTGCTGGTCGACGATCTGGTGCTGAACGAACCCAACGATGTGCAGCCTGTTCGGATTGGTTTATACAGCGCGCTTCGGAGCATGGCAGCCCCCAACATGATTGCCGGTGATTTTACGGCCGATTACATCCAGCATAATGGAACATTCACCGACGAGCGCGAACTGGCAACCAAGCAGCTTACTGCTACCAATGGTGCCGTCGATCAGTTATGGGCTACCCTTTACGGTACAATTTACGGTGCCAATTTTATCCTTGAAAAACTGCCACAGGTGAGTGGTGTCACGGATGCAACCCGAAAACAGGTGATGGCCGAAGCCCGGTTTATGCGCGGCTGGGCTAATTTTATTGGGGCCTATACCTATGGCGATATTCCGAAAGTGACAACCATCGACCGGGTTGCCAACACGAATATTCCCCGAACGCCCAGGGCCGATATTCTGGCTTCGGTAATTGCTGACTATACGGCGGCTTTGGGTGATTTGCCTTCTGTAGCATCTGGCTCAACCGACATTACGACCAATGCGACTTATTTGAATAAGATCAATTGCCAGGCAGCCATGGCCCGGTATTATCTGTACATGAAAGATTGGGTCAATGCCGAGAAATATGCGACTACGGTAATCTCTTCGGGTGTCTATACTATGGTGACAAACTACGCTGACATAGTGCTGAGAGATTTTACGACCGAGTCGGTTCTGGAAGTTGGCTATAACCTTTCCGACGATCCGGGGACCAGCGCTTATAGCTTAAACAACCTGTACGTAAGCCGTCGGGAGGTTATTCCGTCGAACCAGGTCGTGGCTGCGCTTAACTCTACCGAATCGGGGACGCGCAGTGCAACGATTGGTTTTAGCACCCAAAATCTGAAAGGAAACGACAATGGCTGGACGGTATTGAAGTATGGTACGGCTTCTGAAGACAACAACAACATTGTGCTGATGCGACTGGCCGAGATGTATCTGATTCGGGCCGAAGCGCGGGCGCAGCAGGGAAACCTCACCGGTGCCAATGGGGCCATTGCCGACCTGAACGTACTGCGCACACGTGCGAAAGCTCCGGCGGTGACGGCTACGGCGCAGGCCGACGTTTTGCTGGCTGTTGAGCGGGAGCGTGTCTACGAACTGGCGTTTGAAGGGCAGCGTTGGTACGATCTGGTGCGTACGGGTCGGGCGCAGGCCGTCATGTCGGCTTTCTCGCCCAACTGGAGCAGCCGTCTGGAGCTCTGGCCCATTCCGCAGCGCGAAATTCAGCAGAACAAAAGCCTGACACAAAACCCAGGGTATTAA
- a CDS encoding Calx-beta domain-containing protein: MSDQTLYNQLIRQKNGRGRHWLITLLTVVVVGWGAGACQEYDVERTFQGPYFVQFTDTSATYKESYSKPIAIEVHNAGPQLSQPITIKYTVSGTAREGKDYTIVGTKGTVVIPANQSKGSIMVKLINNANNILDSQSLTFTLTSVDPSTLQVGFGTGEVPIGKSFTLNLNDDCLFGGFYTGSSVVDNKAVSVADVEITSTDCKQYTLSNWNIGLSNFVVVGNSTLFSFNAEKPTLTFTDNGDNSLTVPAQSNAALGSNGSLSGTGAWNPRNRQISLNLQATVRIAMIRDTVTTYRDTTLFFSQTYTPQ, encoded by the coding sequence ATGAGCGATCAGACTTTATATAACCAATTGATTCGGCAGAAAAATGGTCGCGGCCGTCATTGGCTGATTACCTTGCTGACGGTCGTTGTCGTTGGCTGGGGCGCGGGTGCCTGTCAGGAGTACGACGTCGAGCGCACGTTTCAGGGACCGTATTTTGTGCAGTTCACCGATACGTCGGCAACCTATAAGGAAAGCTACAGCAAACCCATTGCCATTGAGGTTCATAACGCCGGACCGCAGTTGAGCCAGCCGATCACCATTAAATATACCGTCAGTGGCACCGCACGCGAAGGAAAAGATTATACCATTGTTGGCACGAAAGGTACCGTAGTTATCCCGGCCAATCAGAGCAAGGGCTCAATTATGGTGAAGTTGATCAACAATGCTAACAACATTCTGGATTCGCAGTCGCTGACGTTTACACTCACCAGTGTTGATCCCAGTACGTTGCAGGTTGGCTTCGGAACGGGCGAAGTCCCAATTGGCAAATCGTTTACGCTCAACCTCAACGACGATTGCCTGTTTGGCGGGTTTTATACGGGAAGTAGTGTTGTCGACAATAAAGCAGTGTCTGTAGCTGATGTAGAAATAACCAGTACAGACTGTAAGCAGTATACGCTCAGCAACTGGAATATTGGGTTGTCTAATTTTGTTGTCGTTGGCAATAGCACGCTGTTTTCGTTCAATGCCGAAAAACCCACGTTAACGTTTACAGACAATGGCGATAATTCATTGACCGTTCCTGCTCAAAGCAATGCTGCTCTTGGATCAAACGGTTCATTGAGTGGAACAGGAGCCTGGAATCCGCGTAATCGACAGATCTCATTGAATCTTCAGGCAACGGTACGAATAGCTATGATTCGTGATACGGTTACCACATACCGGGATACAACGCTCTTCTTCTCACAAACCTATACACCCCAATAA
- a CDS encoding M43 family zinc metalloprotease, whose protein sequence is MFRLLLCLSFLSLLCRPSQAQQPIAGQCATMEMDSALRARNPQLGKLEDFERELQLKMIDIKKRMASSRQAATVITIPVVVHVVHNGEPAGTGRNISAAQVQAQLETLNEDYRRKLGTPGYNNNPVGADIEIEFCSAVLDPQGKAMAEPGIHRYNGNRANWNTSNIDGILKPSTYWNPDKYYNIWVVDLNEVVAGGGQLLGYAQFPSQSNLPGIPTTSPASTDGVVIDYRSFGNASKGNFPTMRQTYNLGRTLTHETGHWLGLRHIWGDANCGDDFCADTPPQASASSGCPTGRVSCGSTNMVQNYMDYSNDACMNIFTLDQKARIRAVMEISPRRNTLLTSNVCGTQVATVPTPNFQANSRKVLLGGTVRYNDLSGGFPTSWSWTFEGGTPSTSTEQNPAVTYNQPGTFKVTLVTSNAIGTSDTLVRTQYVQVLNQGLCAEITNFSGTPTIIPEPNGTGYLAGQNSKHAQAVSEFFDNSLSYENLAGATLKFGVAKAAKGAATESVVTVTVWNARGFQSGPGAILGQKDVPLRVILNDVANNRPTTVTFDKNVPLFGLSYHVGIMLPYATGDTVALITTKNGESLQATSWRQNQQGDWLRYADSLGINAAHNISPRIGMKPSVQVATSSIFIDPGQTVTLNASGASVFNWTGTGLNTTLGPQVVASPTQTTSYTVTGSGVDLCTAQAVVQVYVRAGTVTANDPLAEQAMVITPNPSDGQMQVSFTSPLRGALTLAVRNLNGAEIVRQAHQKTAETFEQSLNLQSVAGGVYFVEVRIGDQVFRKRVVKN, encoded by the coding sequence ATGTTTCGATTATTACTTTGCCTGTCGTTCCTGTCTCTTTTGTGCCGACCCTCACAGGCGCAACAGCCCATTGCGGGCCAATGTGCTACCATGGAAATGGACAGTGCGCTCCGTGCCCGAAATCCACAGTTGGGCAAACTCGAAGACTTTGAGCGGGAGTTGCAACTGAAAATGATTGACATTAAAAAGCGGATGGCTTCCAGCCGACAGGCAGCAACGGTCATTACTATTCCGGTGGTTGTTCATGTGGTGCATAATGGCGAGCCGGCCGGTACGGGGCGCAACATCAGTGCCGCACAGGTTCAGGCGCAGTTGGAAACACTCAACGAAGACTATCGCCGAAAGTTGGGAACCCCCGGCTATAACAACAACCCGGTAGGGGCCGATATTGAAATCGAATTCTGCTCGGCGGTGCTCGATCCGCAGGGGAAAGCAATGGCCGAACCGGGTATTCACCGCTATAACGGCAACCGCGCCAACTGGAACACGAGCAACATCGACGGCATTCTGAAACCCAGCACCTACTGGAATCCCGATAAATATTACAACATCTGGGTGGTCGATTTGAACGAAGTTGTGGCCGGTGGCGGTCAGTTGCTGGGCTATGCACAGTTTCCGAGCCAGTCGAATTTGCCGGGTATTCCGACCACTAGTCCGGCCAGCACCGACGGCGTTGTGATCGACTATCGTTCGTTCGGTAATGCCAGCAAAGGCAATTTCCCAACCATGCGGCAGACGTATAATCTGGGTCGTACGCTTACGCACGAAACTGGCCACTGGCTTGGGTTGCGGCACATCTGGGGCGATGCCAACTGTGGCGACGATTTCTGCGCCGACACACCTCCGCAGGCGTCGGCCAGTAGTGGCTGCCCAACGGGTCGGGTAAGCTGCGGAAGCACCAACATGGTGCAGAACTACATGGACTATTCCAACGATGCCTGTATGAATATTTTCACGCTCGATCAGAAAGCGCGGATTCGGGCCGTTATGGAAATCAGTCCACGTCGCAATACGCTGCTGACGTCAAACGTATGCGGTACGCAGGTGGCCACGGTGCCAACGCCCAATTTTCAGGCCAATAGCCGCAAGGTATTGTTAGGCGGAACCGTTCGCTATAACGATTTGTCGGGCGGTTTCCCAACGTCGTGGTCATGGACGTTCGAAGGCGGAACACCCAGTACCTCTACGGAACAGAACCCAGCCGTTACGTATAATCAGCCGGGTACGTTTAAAGTAACGCTTGTCACATCAAATGCCATCGGAACGTCGGATACACTGGTTCGAACTCAATATGTCCAGGTGTTGAATCAGGGACTTTGCGCCGAAATAACCAATTTTAGCGGAACGCCTACAATTATTCCAGAACCGAATGGTACTGGTTATCTAGCGGGGCAGAATAGCAAACACGCGCAGGCTGTATCGGAGTTTTTCGACAATTCGCTGAGTTATGAAAACCTGGCTGGCGCTACACTCAAGTTTGGGGTAGCCAAAGCCGCCAAAGGAGCAGCAACAGAATCGGTTGTGACCGTAACGGTCTGGAACGCTCGTGGTTTTCAGAGCGGGCCCGGTGCTATTCTGGGTCAGAAAGATGTGCCGCTGCGGGTTATCCTCAACGATGTTGCCAACAACCGGCCAACAACCGTAACGTTCGATAAGAACGTACCACTGTTTGGCTTGTCGTATCACGTGGGTATTATGCTGCCCTATGCAACGGGCGATACGGTAGCGCTCATAACCACGAAAAACGGCGAATCGCTTCAGGCGACATCGTGGCGACAAAACCAGCAGGGCGACTGGCTACGGTATGCCGATAGCCTGGGCATAAATGCAGCGCACAACATTTCCCCACGTATTGGTATGAAGCCTTCTGTGCAGGTAGCGACCTCGTCGATCTTCATCGACCCAGGACAAACCGTTACGTTGAATGCGTCGGGAGCCAGCGTTTTCAACTGGACCGGTACAGGTCTTAATACGACCCTGGGCCCACAGGTAGTTGCCAGCCCCACCCAAACAACCTCCTATACAGTGACTGGCTCCGGTGTCGATCTGTGTACGGCGCAGGCCGTGGTGCAGGTGTATGTGCGGGCAGGAACCGTTACGGCCAACGATCCACTGGCTGAGCAGGCTATGGTTATAACGCCTAACCCCAGCGACGGGCAAATGCAGGTTTCCTTTACCAGCCCATTGCGTGGCGCGTTGACGCTGGCAGTACGTAACCTCAACGGTGCTGAGATTGTCCGGCAGGCACATCAGAAAACTGCTGAAACTTTTGAACAGAGTTTAAACCTGCAATCGGTAGCGGGGGGCGTCTACTTCGTAGAAGTTCGTATTGGCGACCAAGTATTCAGAAAGCGGGTCGTGAAGAATTAG
- a CDS encoding T9SS type A sorting domain-containing protein: MRLYFIASPTQTTSYTVTGSGVDLCTAQAVVQVYVRAGTVTANDPLAEQVMIITPNPSDGQMQVSFTSPLRGALTLAIRNLNGAEIVRQTHQKNTDTFEQSLNLQSVAGGVYFVEVRIGDQVFRKRVVKN, encoded by the coding sequence ATGCGTTTATATTTTATTGCCAGCCCCACCCAAACAACCTCCTATACAGTGACGGGCTCCGGTGTCGATCTGTGTACGGCGCAGGCGGTGGTGCAGGTGTATGTGCGGGCAGGAACCGTTACAGCCAACGACCCCCTGGCCGAGCAGGTTATGATTATAACACCTAACCCCAGCGACGGGCAAATGCAGGTTTCTTTTACCAGTCCGTTGCGTGGCGCGTTGACGCTGGCAATACGTAACCTCAACGGTGCTGAGATTGTCCGGCAGACCCATCAGAAAAACACCGACACTTTTGAGCAGAGTTTAAACCTGCAATCGGTAGCGGGGGGCGTCTACTTCGTAGAAGTTCGTATTGGCGACCAAGTATTCCGTAAGCGGGTAGTAAAGAATTGA
- a CDS encoding transposase, whose protein sequence is MTRLPAFLNSPTTSKQQNSGQTVAQITREHGISEATFYNWRAKYGGIQVSEVKRLNELEEENHRLKKMYAELSLQNEVIKEALAKKW, encoded by the coding sequence TTGACTCGACTACCAGCCTTTCTCAATTCCCCAACAACTTCTAAGCAACAGAATAGCGGACAAACCGTCGCTCAAATTACTCGTGAGCATGGTATCAGTGAGGCCACCTTTTACAATTGGCGAGCCAAATATGGCGGTATACAGGTCTCAGAAGTGAAACGGCTCAACGAGTTGGAAGAAGAAAACCACCGACTCAAAAAGATGTATGCTGAGCTAAGTTTGCAAAACGAAGTCATCAAAGAGGCACTGGCAAAAAAGTGGTGA
- a CDS encoding IS5 family transposase — protein MTSQWQPLTDYQWATISPFFDLQRKRKHDLRQMVDAILWLLRTGCQWRNLPPDWPHWQAVYYYFEQWKAKGTFEQMNAALNQLDRVNANREAYPSALCIDSQSVKLSPMIDSYRGTDPHKRVNGRKRTFVVDTQGRLWVADVDAANQADGPLAKQLIESILWRAGDRLEKIFGDQAYNGVFGRELAKWSIERSGVPV, from the coding sequence ATGACTTCTCAGTGGCAACCACTGACCGACTACCAGTGGGCAACAATATCGCCTTTTTTTGATCTTCAGCGCAAGCGTAAACATGATCTTCGACAAATGGTAGATGCGATTTTATGGCTGCTCCGTACAGGATGTCAGTGGCGAAATCTGCCCCCTGACTGGCCCCATTGGCAAGCTGTTTACTATTACTTTGAGCAGTGGAAGGCTAAGGGCACCTTCGAGCAAATGAATGCGGCCTTAAACCAACTGGATCGAGTCAACGCCAATCGAGAAGCCTACCCCTCGGCGTTATGTATTGATTCACAATCGGTTAAGCTATCACCAATGATTGACAGCTACCGCGGTACCGACCCACACAAACGCGTTAATGGGCGCAAACGAACTTTCGTCGTTGATACTCAAGGCCGACTCTGGGTGGCGGATGTAGATGCGGCCAATCAAGCCGATGGCCCACTCGCTAAACAACTTATTGAATCGATACTTTGGCGTGCAGGCGACCGGCTGGAAAAGATTTTTGGCGACCAAGCGTACAATGGAGTGTTTGGGCGTGAGCTGGCTAAGTGGAGTATCGAACGCTCCGGCGTCCCGGTTTGA
- a CDS encoding TonB-dependent receptor: MRNLLLLLLVVGCCAVSAVAVAQQERRVTGKVISAEEGTVLPGVSIVAKGTTRGTQTDAEGNYSIILPANIGTLVFSFVGVTTQEVAVGNRSVVDVSLSSDTRSLNEVVVTGYGSESKRNLTGNIAKVASKDIENIPVPSVEQAIQGKVAGVQITSLNGKVGQGLQIRVRGSSSLTASSQPLYVIDGIPMTSSDQSSTTAPTNPIADLNPNDIESLEILKDASAAAIYGARASNGVVLITTKKGKSGKTVFEASASAGASKPTHLRQWLNTQQYVALFQEARANSEALEIPVYSQTSLTNRFTRYAAGDPAGWQGDNPKYNTDWQQEAFQKAPTQQYDISARGGDAKTRFFISGQYFDQSGIIIKNRFRRLSGRVNLDHTATDKLTLGVNFNLSHSINDRVSNDNAFSTPMQIIALPPMTPVIDPRTNQLSGDYTLYYNPLLNRDFAALQARVYRIIGNAYADYKLLPGLSFRTEFGTDLLSQQEDEYYGRETARNTGAPNGLGSNTFRQVANYTTNNYFTFGRTIQEKHDIDGTLGMSYQESRNNFSSVTGQQFPSDAYKQITSAGKITAGDGQESRFSFLSYFARVNYRFNNKYLVGVSGRIDGSSRFGTNNKYGFFPAASVGWIVTEEPFLKNVAALSLLKLRASYGLTGNAEIGNFSSLALYSATGYVGVPGQAPSQIPNPDLTWEKTLQTDIGLEFGFLNNRFTGEIDYYLKNTSGLLLNVNVPGSSGFRTQLRNVGKLENQGFEFVFNSNNLTGRFKWTTSFNLAYNKNKIKDLGGTTITGSFLNRAQEGQPLGVFVGPEYAGVDPQNGDALYYRNTLNSDGSRDRTTTNNYNDATYVPLGSPTPKFIGGITNTFSFAGIDLSVLFNGQFGNYIYNGGGKFQSANGDFFDNQSVDQLRRWQKPGDITDVPQARLLGGNGTGESSRYLQKGDFVRLRTVTLGYTLPKSLINRLKLSRIRLYATAQNLLTFTSYTGWDPEVNSDAYSSNPVNLGIDFYSAPQPRTIIGGIQIGF, from the coding sequence ATGAGAAATCTTCTACTACTTCTGCTGGTAGTCGGATGTTGTGCAGTAAGCGCCGTTGCTGTTGCTCAACAGGAGCGACGAGTGACCGGCAAAGTCATCTCTGCCGAAGAGGGAACCGTCTTACCTGGGGTTTCTATTGTAGCCAAAGGCACAACGCGTGGTACGCAAACGGATGCCGAAGGAAATTATTCCATCATTCTGCCAGCCAACATCGGCACGTTAGTGTTCAGCTTCGTAGGTGTTACTACGCAGGAAGTTGCTGTTGGCAATCGGTCGGTCGTCGATGTGTCGCTCAGCAGCGATACCCGCTCACTGAACGAAGTCGTTGTGACGGGCTATGGCTCCGAATCGAAGCGAAACCTAACTGGCAATATTGCCAAAGTAGCCTCGAAAGACATCGAAAACATACCCGTCCCAAGCGTAGAGCAGGCTATTCAGGGCAAGGTAGCCGGTGTGCAGATTACATCGCTGAACGGTAAAGTAGGGCAGGGACTGCAAATTCGGGTGCGGGGTTCGTCGTCACTGACGGCCAGCAGTCAACCGCTTTATGTGATCGATGGTATTCCTATGACATCGTCTGACCAGTCGTCGACTACGGCGCCTACCAACCCCATTGCCGATTTGAATCCGAACGATATTGAGTCGCTCGAAATTTTGAAAGATGCGTCGGCTGCGGCTATTTACGGAGCCCGTGCTTCGAACGGGGTTGTGCTGATTACGACCAAAAAGGGGAAGTCGGGCAAAACTGTTTTCGAAGCATCGGCATCGGCCGGAGCCAGCAAGCCAACCCACCTGCGTCAATGGCTTAATACCCAGCAATATGTTGCCCTATTTCAGGAAGCACGGGCCAACTCGGAGGCATTGGAGATTCCGGTCTATTCCCAAACATCGCTTACGAACCGGTTTACACGCTATGCGGCTGGCGATCCGGCTGGCTGGCAGGGCGACAACCCAAAATATAATACCGACTGGCAGCAGGAGGCTTTTCAGAAAGCACCTACGCAGCAGTATGACATTAGCGCACGCGGGGGCGATGCCAAAACCCGTTTCTTCATTTCGGGGCAGTATTTCGACCAGAGCGGGATTATCATCAAAAACCGGTTCCGTCGACTCAGCGGCCGGGTGAATCTGGATCATACGGCAACCGACAAGCTGACGCTGGGCGTAAACTTCAACCTGTCGCACTCGATCAACGACCGCGTTTCGAACGATAATGCTTTTTCGACGCCAATGCAGATTATTGCCTTGCCGCCAATGACGCCCGTTATCGATCCGCGCACTAACCAGTTGAGTGGCGATTATACGCTGTATTACAACCCCTTGCTGAACCGTGATTTTGCTGCTTTGCAGGCTCGGGTGTATCGGATCATCGGAAATGCCTATGCCGATTATAAATTGTTGCCTGGTTTATCGTTCCGAACCGAGTTTGGTACCGATCTGCTTAGCCAGCAGGAAGATGAATACTACGGTCGCGAAACGGCCCGGAATACCGGGGCACCGAATGGTTTAGGCTCCAATACGTTCCGGCAGGTTGCTAACTATACGACTAACAACTACTTCACATTTGGCCGGACAATCCAGGAAAAACACGATATCGATGGAACGTTAGGGATGTCGTATCAGGAGTCGCGAAATAACTTTAGCTCGGTTACGGGGCAGCAGTTTCCGAGCGATGCCTACAAGCAAATTACATCGGCCGGAAAAATTACGGCGGGCGACGGTCAGGAGTCGCGGTTTAGCTTCCTGTCCTATTTTGCGCGGGTAAATTACCGATTCAATAATAAATACCTGGTCGGCGTATCGGGCCGGATCGATGGTTCGTCGCGTTTTGGAACCAACAACAAATATGGCTTCTTCCCGGCGGCCTCGGTGGGCTGGATCGTGACCGAAGAGCCTTTCCTGAAAAATGTGGCAGCGCTGAGCCTGCTGAAACTACGGGCCAGCTATGGCTTGACGGGGAATGCTGAGATTGGGAACTTCAGTTCGCTGGCGTTGTATTCGGCAACGGGCTATGTGGGTGTGCCGGGGCAGGCTCCGTCGCAGATTCCTAACCCCGATCTGACCTGGGAAAAAACCCTGCAAACCGATATTGGGCTGGAGTTTGGTTTCCTGAACAACCGCTTCACCGGCGAAATCGACTATTACCTGAAAAATACGAGTGGTCTGCTGCTGAACGTGAACGTGCCAGGCTCGTCGGGTTTCCGTACCCAGTTGCGCAACGTTGGTAAACTGGAGAATCAGGGCTTTGAGTTCGTGTTCAATTCCAACAACCTGACCGGCCGTTTCAAGTGGACTACGTCGTTCAATCTGGCGTATAACAAAAATAAAATTAAGGATCTGGGTGGCACCACCATTACCGGAAGTTTCCTGAACCGGGCGCAGGAAGGGCAACCACTAGGGGTGTTTGTTGGGCCCGAATATGCGGGTGTTGATCCACAGAATGGTGATGCGCTCTATTACCGCAACACACTCAACAGCGATGGTTCGCGCGATCGTACGACAACGAACAATTATAACGATGCAACTTATGTGCCGCTGGGAAGCCCAACACCTAAATTTATTGGTGGTATTACCAATACCTTCAGCTTTGCAGGCATCGACCTGAGCGTGTTGTTTAATGGCCAGTTTGGAAACTACATCTACAATGGTGGCGGTAAATTCCAGTCGGCCAATGGCGATTTCTTCGATAACCAATCGGTCGATCAGCTGAGACGCTGGCAGAAACCGGGCGATATTACCGACGTACCACAGGCGCGGCTACTCGGCGGTAACGGAACGGGCGAGTCGTCGAGGTATCTGCAAAAAGGCGATTTCGTACGCCTGCGGACTGTGACATTGGGCTATACATTGCCTAAAAGTCTGATCAATCGACTTAAACTGAGCCGCATTCGGCTTTATGCGACGGCTCAGAATCTGTTGACCTTCACGAGCTATACGGGTTGGGACCCAGAGGTTAACTCCGATGCCTATTCGTCGAATCCGGTTAACCTGGGTATCGATTTTTACTCGGCTCCTCAGCCGCGTACCATTATCGGAGGAATACAAATTGGCTTCTAA
- a CDS encoding RagB/SusD family nutrient uptake outer membrane protein encodes MTTKKTILLASALSIGLWLTSCNSKLDIKPLNSVATSQALSTAADLDALLVGAYDGLSNVNLYGGNIIRDGELFGNVPNTGDVLWTGTFVAPQQVYTKKILVNNDEADLTWTNAYRTINICNTVLANLDLALADDRDRIEGEAKFIRGSLYFELVRFYARTWGDGDASSNPGVPIVTTPTANLDANSNVPRSSVADVYNQVLNDLVDAESKLPESNSFFATQGAAAAQLSRVYLQKADYPSAAAAADRVIASGDYRLVSIENVFDTREFQNGVNTDETIFAIQITDQDGTNDLNTFYGSTDEGGRGDIEITQNFLDQFEPNDQRSQLFYLDAVDAVRTIKFRNQYGNIQVLRLAEMYLTRAEANFRAGTSVGASPLDDVNLIRERAGATPLTAGELTLDAILKERRLELAFEGTYIHDLKRTKTSVGTWAYNDPKLIFPIPLREVTTNPKLVQNEGY; translated from the coding sequence ATGACAACGAAAAAAACAATCTTACTGGCGTCGGCTCTGTCGATTGGTCTTTGGCTAACGTCGTGTAACAGTAAACTGGATATTAAGCCGCTCAATTCGGTGGCCACAAGTCAGGCATTAAGTACGGCCGCCGATCTGGATGCGCTGCTGGTCGGTGCCTACGATGGCTTAAGCAATGTCAATCTGTATGGAGGGAACATTATTCGCGACGGCGAATTGTTTGGTAACGTTCCGAACACAGGCGATGTGCTCTGGACCGGAACGTTTGTAGCCCCTCAGCAGGTTTATACGAAAAAAATTCTGGTAAATAACGATGAGGCTGATTTAACCTGGACCAATGCCTACCGGACCATTAACATCTGCAATACGGTGCTGGCCAATCTGGATCTGGCGCTGGCCGACGATCGGGATCGGATTGAAGGCGAAGCCAAGTTTATTCGTGGATCGCTATACTTTGAACTCGTACGCTTTTATGCGAGAACCTGGGGTGATGGCGATGCCAGTTCTAATCCGGGCGTACCGATTGTGACAACACCCACGGCCAATCTGGATGCAAATTCAAACGTGCCTCGTAGTTCGGTGGCCGATGTCTATAATCAGGTACTGAACGATCTGGTCGATGCCGAATCCAAACTTCCCGAATCCAACAGTTTCTTTGCCACGCAGGGAGCTGCCGCGGCACAACTTTCGCGGGTTTATCTGCAAAAGGCCGATTATCCGAGTGCCGCAGCCGCAGCCGACCGGGTCATTGCAAGCGGAGACTATCGGTTAGTTAGTATTGAAAATGTATTTGATACGCGTGAGTTTCAGAACGGTGTCAATACCGACGAAACCATTTTTGCCATTCAGATTACCGATCAGGACGGAACCAACGACCTGAACACGTTCTATGGTTCAACCGACGAAGGTGGCCGGGGCGACATTGAGATCACGCAGAATTTCCTCGACCAGTTTGAGCCAAATGATCAGCGGTCGCAGTTGTTTTATCTCGATGCCGTCGACGCGGTACGAACCATAAAATTCCGGAATCAATATGGTAATATTCAGGTACTCCGGCTGGCCGAAATGTACCTAACTCGGGCTGAGGCCAATTTCCGGGCAGGCACATCGGTAGGCGCTTCTCCGCTGGACGATGTTAACCTCATTCGTGAACGAGCCGGTGCAACGCCATTGACTGCTGGTGAACTAACGCTGGATGCTATTCTGAAAGAACGTCGGCTCGAACTGGCTTTCGAAGGAACGTATATCCATGACCTGAAGCGTACAAAAACTAGTGTTGGAACCTGGGCATATAACGATCCTAAACTGATTTTCCCGATTCCGCTGCGCGAAGTAACAACGAACCCAAAGCTGGTTCAGAACGAAGGCTACTGA